Below is a window of Leguminivora glycinivorella isolate SPB_JAAS2020 chromosome 11, LegGlyc_1.1, whole genome shotgun sequence DNA.
TCGTCGATATGCCCCTACAGACTACTAAGGGGAACTTTTAGCGAACTCGAGGCTAATACGTAGTTTTCATAAAGCCAGAACAACTTTTGGGCGTTTGATCAAAAGTGAATTTTAAACTTATATGCGAAAAGAATATTTCAACAAGCCAACCCTGATATAAGAGTCAATGATGCGTTAATAACAAGTCGTCGTTAAAAGTGGAAGTCGTAGTAAATCTAAATATGGTACCGATTTTTAATTCTCCCAAATGGGGtatgcagagcacatgaaactactcaagtttcaccGCCACTCTTGGAAATTACGGGGTTGAaggaaacgaaattgtgataatgCATTGAACGGTTGCCAGACCATCGCCCAGACCACAATttgaacccaaatcccacagtcaactttCGAAACGCAACCCATGGAGAAAAGCAGATGGCGAAATTCCAAACCCACCACCACATGGAACCTACTGTATATATTTCTAaacatacaaaattaaatagTCTATAAGTAAATGAAGAGAAATGTAGCGAAGAAGATAAATGTTGCCCAATACTCTATCATAAATttctagtcgcttttcggtgaaggaaaacatcgtgaggaaaccggactaattccaataaggtctagtttacccttcgggttggaaggtcagatatggcagtcactttcgtaaaaactagtgcctgcgccaaatcttgggattagctgtcaaagcggactccaggctcccatgaaccgtgacAATTATGGCTGGGTATGGCTGAGAGCGACACAAACAGCTTCACAGGTGCGAATGGTGTCCGGTAAATTTTCAGCAATCCCATAGCCTTGGGTCGACCCTGTCGTAAATTACTTTTTTACTGCTGACTTACCACAAAGCAAATTTAGAGGGTAATAGAATTAATTAACTGTCGTCATAAAGTTTTACTCACGAGTGAATAAAACCTACGATCCCAGATAAAAACATATAATTCATTGTAAAAGTAATTACGCCCGTATTTGAGTTTTTTGTTTGcgcttaggtacctactaattttGAACTAGAATTTTCAGTGCAATTTATTCTAGTGCGGAGTTTATCTGAAGGCTGAACAGCGTTTGGCGGTCTTCCAAATTGTGCAATATTTTCACAGGACTCTTATCAAGCCAGCGCtttaaagttttaaatttaatttaaaatatatagaaaAACAAAGTAACTTTGCTTTTTAGGGCAACTCAACACTCTCAATCAATAAGTACTGGAGTGGATTAGGCAAAATTCAGTATTATTTGATGATATTTAGCAAATACCGTATGATTCGGAAACGGAAACTAGGAAAGCATTAAGTCTATTACTTTGAGGAAAATTTATTGATTGTGTAAACTTTAGTATTGGGCCAAATGGGGAGCTAACAAAATCTGTGGTAGGTATGTGCCCGAATATGGGATTTAGGTATATAAGTTGCACAGCTAAGTGACGTCCCTTCGCTGCATATACATTTGTTTGTCACTCAACTGCAGCTTGCTATAAATAATTGCTACGTTGCCTAGAACTAGACCGACCTATAGGGTCCATGAGCACGTAATACTATTTATAATACCATGTATGCAATAATTgaatataaatatgaatatggacgttgttttaaatacaaatatttataattttcagaTCGGTAATAGAAGATAACGCGGGTTGGCCGCAGAACTATAATCTGGACCAAATCGCGTCAGTTACAAGAGGGGGCTCGTTGCCGAGGCCACCTTCAATAATACCGTACGTATCATTTTACTGTCATCGATTTTGAAAATATCATCTACATTTGACGAAAACTAACAATGAAACTTTACCCTTCCCTTTCATTTTTGCCAATACGCGCTTGTACCCTGTACTACTACTGCgggtgaaaaaaaatgtaagatgaTACCAAATATTGGGCTTAGGACATACTTTCGATAAGCCAGTGTTTCAGTGCCTAATTCAACATTTCTTCTCTTACATATGAAACTTCAAAGTTTTTAACAGCACACACCTTCGTCATTATGCGGTTATGTGACCTCCAGAGTGATGCAGTCCCGCGCGCCTAAAGTACATGAATATTTCACGTTTTGAACCACATGCCATGTAGGATATGACGACCTCAACTGCCAAAGTCATAGGCACAATCCCAACTAAAGGTCGCGACCCctcattttaaacaaaaaaaaaagcaaattcaggtacattttattacatttacatcATGTTTGTATTCCAGATGAAATTAAATTCCctacaaacacaaaaaaatatcaagcCTATTCAAAAGCACCAATTAGGCTTCTGTTCTTATTTTTCCGAGCTAAGAACAATAGAACCCTTTTAACCTTTTTCCATGACGCATTCGGGCAATGCTTGTCTTTCTAACTGCTTAAGCTCTTTAAGGATAAGACGGCTAAAATTCTGATGCTCCGATTTTCTCCGATCACATTGGGAATTTTGCTTTGTTATATTGCGAATATTTGAGAAGCCGGAAAAATATCATCGTTTGCTGAGTCAATGGGCAATTTTACGGAAGAGCTAAAAGCAATTACATCAGCAGGTTTCCATAAAAAATGTACCAGTTTCGTAAACTAGTGAAATGATAGATTGAAAAGTCGTATTGTGCATTTAGAATTGAGCTATCGTTATTTGCCCTACATCCGAAAAATTCATCGATCCAACAAGATTACACTCTTCACAAATACAGAACAGCCATAATTTTCAAATAAACAACATATTTATAAAGCTGACTGTTTCCAACCCAACTACTTCATGAAACGTTCCACTGAATTCGATTACAGTCGAAGAAAGGAAACTTCCCCTGTAAAATTACAAAgatgtttgtttttaatttcagCTGTCCCGCCCACACTCCGATACCCCCACCGCCTCCGCCGCCACCTCTCACAATACCCCCTCACAGGTAATGGTCCCATGTCGCAGGTGTCACCTCGAAACCAGTATAAGTCTGACCTTGAAATCCTTGACGTTCTTGCGTAATCGAAGTCCTCCTTATAATGGATATGTTGAGCGATAGTGATACGCATAACAACGTTACCATACTGCCGggatattgggttggcacaaaagtaatgagacacttggtttacgttttatattttttattattattacaatacaaaaagcttagtcgatgatgtaatcaccattagcatctatgatttcttgccaacgatccggcaaagtttggatgcctttcgcccagaactctgatggctgtgcctcgaaaaagttgttcaactccacctgtacatcatggaaactattgaattgtttaccccgcaaatgtcgtttcagggctctaaacaaatgaaagtttGATGGtacgaggtctggagaataaggtgggtggggtatcgtctcccagcccaagttatgcagctgttggcgaacggtagatgcgacatgaggtcgagcgttatcatgtagtaaaattacagtggctcgtcttcgtcgttttttcttgatagcagaagatagttcggtgagctgtgttgaatatttgttagcgtttacagtttcattgtgtaatatttcatgaaacagcatgccttgcgagtcccagaaacaacaacgcaaaacttttaagcggttcttttgactcagcttcggttgagttggtggcgtttcttctcgaggcagccaaaaagcacgacgtgtatcgttctcataataaatccatgattcatctcccgtaaccagatcagtcaaaaactctttacgtcggggtcgcagcaaaagtgattgacagatggcgacacggactgcacgactggcgtcggtaagccaaacttttcgatacccaagctcatgcagatggtattccacagcgtggtgactgcagttaagttcttccgctaattcacgagtagtagcatcaggattcgactgtagttcgcggcgtaaatcgtcatcattaaatgcaggtggtcgccctgagcatgactgactttcaaggctcctgtctcctgatttaaaacggtcaaaccatctggacaccgtggcatggcttgtacttccagcgcccaatgcagtgttgatattgtcagccgcagcccgcgcactgtggcctaacaagtactcgtataagtaaagtgttcgaacttgtcgctcgtccattttatttcaatctaactaaaccaatcacgagggcggctttatataccctcacattagaagtacctagaatgttctacatactagaatattatcgaaaacagttaacttaagaaaggaaatgtatagagttttgtagagtgtgtcattacttttgtgccaacccaatattttgcGCATGATTAATTTTGTATCGATTATACACAATAACCAAGGAACGTAAACATAATGTTTGGGGAAATAAGGAGCTCGGCGTATAttgtaaataagtaagtacctagtttAACGAAAagattaattcgttttggtggAGCTAATGATATGATTCCAGGCAAGGAAAACGTGCATGTGCCAGTAAGTGTTATACCAAAGATCACAGAGTTTGTAACCACCCAGCTAACTTTTCGCCTCTTTCCACTCTTAGATTTGGATATTAAATGTTGTCCAGCCCAGCCAACTTACTCGAGTACCTAATTTCTATATCATTGCTATATCGAGTTAGAGTAGAAGTAAAATACGGAATTCACTAAACAAAACGTAAGAAAAACAAAAGCTGCTGAGTGTCTACTATCCCTTCGTAATCTACCAGTTGAGTACCCATTCTTAAAAGGGGAAGCTTTTGATTAGATGTGAGCATGAAATTGACAAAAAACGTGACTTTCCAGGGCTAAACACGTATCTTTCGCTCGCTCGCACACGCTGACAACATTCGACGACTCAGTCATGCCGGCCGCTGTCAGCAACAATAGGTTTAGAAGAGACTGCGAACGGCTTATCGATGGCCGTGTTATTAAGGTAAATCACTAGAATAATGACAAGGTTTCTCAAACGTAAAGATCGACATTTCGAATTTCAACATTCAGCATTTCTCATCGTTTTTTATACTGCACTTGGATGTAACATCAAAGTTCTCTATATGAGTCGATAATAAGATTAATGAGTTATGTAATTTTTGTGAGGAGCTCCTGTCAACACTTATGTTACTATTCGGGGCTAACAAAGCACTGTTACAGTCGTAACGATGTATTCCATCTTCAAACAGTTGCTCTTCagttaaaatgtgataagtaaCTCTTAatggaaattttaaaaatcctgATCTTTACATTCCAGCCTGAACCAAAGCCGTACTCCACACTGCCAATAATGTTCCAACCGTTCACACCATACCCGCAATACGTCACGCAGCCGCCAGCGCCGATGCACTACCCGCCAATAACGCCACTGCAGCAGCACGCGCCCACAGTGCCCATCCAAACACAAACGGAACAGCCGAAAGTCGTCGTGCTCGGTAAAGTTTATAGGACAAGTAAGGGTTTTAGAGGATTCGTGCATGCTGACAATTTATTGACAGCTTCTGGCACTTTCTTGGTTATAGGTGTTTCGCTAAGGGGTTCATTTGCTAGTATTTGAGATTTTTTAGAATATTTTATTGCATGAGAAGTCAAGACAATTGCGTAAATAGAACCAAGTGACCTCGCCCTGACCAAGTGCTATATCGGGTATATTTTTGGTACTCATCTGCAAaaccttaaaaatatatttaataatactgTGTTTTAACTCGAAGTACTTATACTTATAATCGAATAAGTAGTCTCTTCATTAAGGAGATTTAATAACATGAATAAGATGCAATGCGAAATACTAACATATAATTTTGACGAACCGACAACGACATTTGGAATCGCACCACAGCATAAACATATCGGTTATTAAATATCTATGAAGTTACTCATCAATGTAAATGAAATGATTGTTATTTTTCCTATGTTTAGATTCAATAAAGAAAGGGGTTATGCGGACACAAGCGACGCAGACTGAAGTGTGCTTGGGGAGGAAACCACTACCACCGAATTACTTGTCTCTTAGTCCTAGGACCATTAAAAGGGTAATTAACCACATAATTAACAGTAAAATAGCTAACATTTGTATGAGTTTGTGTTAAGTCACTTCTTGTTTCAGGTAAAAATGGTAGCTGCGGGTGTACAAACAAATGGAATAACTGTTGGGCCTCGGAGGTTAACAAAATCTTTCTCTGAAGTCGGCGGGGACCGTTTAGCTGGAGATGCTCAAAATGATATCACAGCGTCTGTGGAGAGgtataatatttgtataaataaaccACAAGAGCGATGATTATAACACCATTAAAAATCATTTCACAAGTTTCTATTGTATTTTAGTTTCATTGGTATTGATCATGAAAAACTTCATCGGACGCAGTCTGAGGAACCTCCGAGATCACCTCGATCACCCACTTCTATGGTTCCACCATCACCACACATACAAAGAGGGGATTCCGAAGACACTACCTCTTCTCCCATGAAATCAGTAGCATCGTCACAAATAGACAGATCTTCCGAGCTAAGCGCACTCCAAAGACAAGCTCAAGAATATTTTCAACAAAACTTCCAATTCATCCATGAAAGTGATAGGGACGACACGATAGATGACGATATAGAAACTATTGAAAAAAGTATGGCGCTAAATAGAAGAAACTTAGAATATCTTCAACAAGAAATTGCAAAGCAAGCCAAAGGAGAAAGATCATTAAGATCAATTTTATCTAAAAGCACTAGTGATACGTCTCAAAAAACAAATTCTCATCCATTTTCAAAAACTTCTACATTCCAATCTGAACCTTCAACCGAAACGTCCGTTACGACGACTGACGATAGTGAAAAGAATGAAAAGGAAATTATTATAGATTTTGAACCAAGGCCTGATGATGAAGCAATACCGTTTACAACTCTTCGTAGAAATAGACGTCTTCTTCAGAAAACTTTATCAGAAGGCGAAATATTATTAGATGTGTAAGTATAGTAGTACTAATTGTATTGCAGTTTAGCAAACACTTGCATATATGATGTGTAATATGTATTTGCTTTTGTCCAGACGTAAAACGGAAATTTACACCAATGGAGATGGCGTCAAAGATGCACCTCTTATAATGTCTACTAGCCAAGAAAATATGACTCGGGAAGATCGTGAACGAGAAGCGCTTTACCTGCAATATATTGGTCAAAATTACGTTCAAACGCCTATAAAGGATGAAGGTATCTTTGGATTTGAACCAGACGGATCTTTCAGGTAAATATTAAGTAGACTAGTCTAGTTGAATATGCCTTTAGAGCTGAATCACTTAGACATTTTCCATGCACATAACACTATCCTTAGATCTACACATACACTGTAAGTAATATAATATTGCTTTGCTAATAAAGTAATGACAATAAGTACATAGAACCATTGATGCAATTTCTTCAAATGCTGCTAGTTCTTATAGATCTTATTTTTGAGGTTGGTATGCCGTGCTTTCATTCATACACATGCATTTAATTTTCTTCATAGTTCTTCGGACGGCAATGCACCATACgaagattttcatgaaaaatacaTTAGTTACAAGCATGATTCTTTTAGAATTCGAAGCGTAAGTTTTGAAGAGCAAATCGAAACTGCTGATGTAAAAAAGGATGACATTCCTGCAAACAGGTATGGTACACATGTGTAGTAGTAATGAGGCAGTAGATTGATGCATTTTTATATTGCTGCTAAACTTAATGGAAGACTAAGAAGAGAGGATAagtaatatacaaaaaaaatctttcagaTTCTCACGTATTTCTGTAAAACCTTTCGTCTCCTTTGATATATCCTGCATAAGATCCAGATTAAAgtacataaaagaaaaatgtcAATGAATCAttaatgtataattaattatacaagAGTATTCGGTGTTGTTTACAAATTGATAATCGTAGATCACCAAATCAAACTTTTCTCTTAAATTTTCAGCACCGCTAAGTCAAGCCCAGGGTCTCCAGAGCCAGTTAGTcttgatattgacattgaccaTAAAGCAAAAAGATCTGTTGTATCAAAAACTGCTACCACTCTCACTCCTTTGGATAAGATATCGCCATGTGCATCGAATGAGTCATTAACAGTTGATCCTAGCAGGTAAATATTCAATCAACTCGTATACCTACTGTTTTCGGCGTTGATTATTGGCATgattactaaaaatatttttttagggaTCATTCTGACGGCATGTGGAATGAGTCTCAAACAACTGTTTTACAAGTTGATTCGGGAACTGAAAATGGAACTGTTATAAGGTAAGTAAGTCATGACTGTATTGGATAGTTCTTAATTAGAGAAAATGTAAATTCTAAACTCATTAATTAGAGAAAATGTAAATTCTAAAACATTTTTCATTACAGTTCGTCGGACTTGAGCTCATTGGCAGCATCACCAGGGGCTTTAGCATTATTAACTCCTACATCTAGAAGAAAACAGTTATTATTGTTACAACACCAGCAAAGGTCATCTTTAGATACAGATGTATTAGATGAAGAGTTTGATGCTTCGCAGGTAACATTATGTTCGGGTTTATgactgaaaaaaataatgtaatgtaaataatatGAATTACATTTAAACTATTTTCAGAGCCAATCACCAACATCACCTAGAAACAAATTAGATACGTCCAGTTCAAGTTCTCAAGCAAGAATCTCACTCTCACCGCCAGCCGTTGTTCCTAATGTCACATTACCAATAACAAAACAACCAATGATATCAAAGACTATTTCACCAATCGCATCTATAAAAGCTAATCATACACCGGCTATTGCTATCACTCATCCTAGTTTAGATTTAGCGGATGTTCCGTTTAAAAGAACTCCGAGTTTTATTAATAAGAAGAGAGAAAGAGCACTGAGCCCGTCAAGGAGAAGAGATTTACAGACTAAAGCTAAGCCAACAGAACACAAGCCAAATTTACCGCCATTAATATCAGAGTCGCCGTCAGAAACAGCGACGCTTTCAAAAGCCGGCAGTAGTGAAACTAATTTAGCAAGAACTGATTCTGGAAAGACGAATACTACTGATGTCTCGGAAAGCACTACTACTACTGAAGACTATGTTACTGCTAATTCTGATAGTTCTAAGAGAAGTACTAGTAAAAATCAGAATCAATGTAAGTATTTCTTAATTAAAACTAGTTACTTTAAATTGGCTCGTAATATTCTGTTAATGTttacattaaatttgtgtttcagATCCTGAAAATAATAAGACTCAGGAAGGTTCATCTTTTGAAAGCGCGTCCAGTTTATATTCAACTACTCGTAACGATAACGCCACAGAAGACTTAATTGTGCCAAGTTTTTCTCCACCTTTAGAAATCAACGACGATTTTATAGTACCAAATCTTACCTCCCCTCCGTTACCTTTGCCCGAGAGGTTACCAAAGAGGACGGTAGAAAAAATTGAGGTAAAAGCAGATATAACTCCACGAACTGAATTAATTAGGAGAGATAAGACTGATAAACATAAATCTAGTGACGAAGTCCCTAAACCTGTAAGttattttaagtttataaaAGATTTGTAGAATGCAGTTATATAAAAACAAACCGACACACAAGACTTCTATTTCAGAGTACGACACGTGACGCGGTTAGTGGTAAAAGTAGTTCTAGTGGAAGTTACAGTTTAGGTGGTTCAAATCCTACTATGACCGAAGATATGGGAGACAAAACaccaacaaataaaacaaaaaaactaccAGAAAAAATAGAACCACCACAAAAAACGAAAGAGGACAAAGTAACAAGTCCTATAAGTAGTGTTCATCGAGCTCCGAAAATGATGGTTAGTATAGTATCTAAAAAGAGCCTCCTTACTTATTTGTCGTGTTGTCTTTTCTTCGACATCGTGTGTGTCTCGTTGTCGTTATATTTTTCATGTGTGATAAAATATATAACACACTCGATATTCATTTCAGGGATCGCTCTCTGATGACGAAAGAAGTGTGCACTATTCATCATCAGGATATTACGAAAGCCCTGTGGATGATGATGACGACGGTGGACTAAGTATGATTGCAATATAAAGTGTGAAATATACAGCTGTGTTTGTTAATTTACTAACTTGTACTTTCGTTTTCAGCGTATAAACATTCTCAAAAATATAGATCCTCACAAAGGCAAAAAACTTGGTTGCTGGATGAAAAACGGAGGAAAAAGAAGGCTTTTACTTTGGAGTTCTCTAAATCTTATGACGATTCAGTTTCAACGTCTCAGGATGATTGGGCTAAGAAGCCAACAGATCCCGATAGTATAAGCCAACGCTCTGAACGAAGTTCATTAAAAGGAGCGAATTTAAAATCTCCAGAAGAGAAACCAATAGAAGTAAGAAAAAAGAAAACTCATTTTGCTgataaaacaaaaagcatacaATCGTCACCTAGAGAAGCAGTTGATGTTGAAAAAGCAATCAAAGAAAAGATGAAAAAAGATAAAGAGTCAGAACCTAAGCGGTTAGAAAGAGAACGGTATGTAAAAAGGACAAAACTAAAAGCTAAGAGTCCAATTCAAAGTAAGCCAACTGATGGAAACCATAGACCTCAACTTTACGATAGAAGGGATAGTGTGGGACCAAATATgaaattacatttaaatatcCCTACCTCAGATGACTCTAGTGAACAATATCGAAAAGATGGTATGTACCCAAATCGTAGACTTACATTCTATTAATTTTGAAACATGCTTACGCTAGTTTCTTCTCTATGAAATCATATTTCAGGGCCAAGTAACGGGAACATTTCTCCGAGAAAACATAGACGTTTACGGGATAGTCCAAGAAGGAAAACTACGCAAAAAACTAATTTAGTTAGTTCTCCAACGTCAGCTAATGCTCATTCAAGTTACAGGTAATTGTCCggtttatcatcatcatcacagaTTAATTTACTAATTGAATTTCAATTAAAGTGACTTGTTTCTGATTATAATTATGGTATTATAATTAGGTACCATAAAAAGACTGACTATAGCTTCCATAGATTCAAAAGTTACTGACCCCAGCCTAGGACTTATTTGTCTTACCAAATCACAACATATCTATTTACAAGTTTTTCTACTTATATTATTTCTACAGTTGCCGTCCAAGACGAAAAAGTGCTTCTAACGAAAGTATATCGCTTCCTGGAAGCTTACCTAGAAGAAAACAGTCCATTCCTATAGCCGCTGGTCTCAGTTCATTAGAAGCCGAAGACATTGAAACGACAAAAGTTCTTACCAGTGCCGGATCAAGATTGACTCCATTACGATATGTCAAAAGTCCGACGTCATCACCTAGACATCATCGCAAGCAGGATAAAGGTAAAATTTACGTTGACGGCAATCCCTTCCCTCGAAACCTTGGAATATCAATAATTGGCTTACTATTAATTTTTGTAAAGGTTATCTTAGTACGACACAGATATTTGTATCGTATTCGTTGTAGTAAGAATagtaaaatagaatagaataaacatttattcatgaaaacagacaagacaaaatacacataataacaacaagacataaaggaatgaagtgccacgaaatggcctcatctcagcatgttgctggtgacttccagcgctgatctttcgatgagaccatcaagtgagaaatgTGTACAGAATACGATGCCACCCGACGCATCCGTGTCGTACTAACCGCGTTTAAACGTTAAACATGTTCCCGCCGCGCGTCTTAAGCCTGCCCTTTGCCCTTGCTTTCAAAATTCAAACTCCGCGATTCAATAAGGTTTTCTTTAGAAGGGAAATTCGCTAAAGCAGCATCTGCAGAATCCCTGCGCTCGGTGTCTCCTGGGTCAGACTCTGTGTTTTATTCAGAGCAAACGGAGCACAGTTTCGCTGGGGCCGATGGGGAAGCCAAAGCACATTGTTTACACTGCGGGAAGGAGGTGCATATTGTGACGGCGGCCCATGAGCATGACAGTTTGGCTTCGAGGACTTCGCATACTGATGTGAGTTGCTTCAGAAAATGTATCTTTATCCATGAAGAAGTCCACACTCAGCGTTAGTAGGTAACTAGCTATATATTGAAAGTGACCAAATAGAATTGGAATAGGAATGCTTCTACttatacaatagttatttgttatacaagggggcaaagttgtattttaacgccgagtgtggaattgaaaaacgagcaagtgaaaggattctatagttgaaccacgagcgaagcgagtggttcgagaatagaatcctgaacttgtgagttttttaacacacgagaagtaaaatacatttgcacccgagtgtaacacaaaacttttcccctcactatagcgaggaaactacaacgcaaaaaatgcgtttatcactgcttccagtagttccacaggtggtaaatcatctatattactagatttacctacttttatcaattttaaagcaattaatttgactttattcaaggtcaaattactttacccactagtggataaaatgcgtttttacccgctggtattaaaggacaaaacacgtgtttccgagctagtgaggggaaaaggtattTGACGCTGATTGAACCATTGAATGAGATTGCAAGCTGTAGACTACATACTTCACttgcgttttttagggttccgtagccaaaatggcaaaaacggaacccttatagtttcgtcatgtccgtctgtccgtctgtccgtctgtccgtctgtccgtctgtcacagccgatttactcggaaactataagtactacagtgatgaaatttgatgggaatatgtgttgtatgaaccgctacaaaattatgacactaaatagtaaaaaaaagaattgggggtggggccccccatacatgtaactgagggatgaaaatttttttttcgatgtacatacccgtgtggggtatcaatggaaaggtcttttaaaatgatataaagttttctaaaaaacatttttcttaaagtgaacggtttttgagatatcagctctcaaagtcgtaaaaagtatgtcccccccctctatttttataactacggggtataaaattctaaaaaaaatagaggtgatgcatgctaattaactctttcaacgatttttggtttgatcaaagtatctcttatagtttttgagataggttgatttaactgtaattttggcaggtgtataaattgacataataagtttattatatttgctgctacggaaccctttgtgcgcgagcccgactcgcacttggccggtttttttttaatgtagtcaTATTGGTTATCTAGTTGCATTATAGCattgaagtaaaaaaataaGAGTCCAGAATTACTGCATGACTAATATTATGCTAGTTATGTACTTTTTAAcagtgtgtatacatatatagttATAGTTACTTTTATGATTCGATGTGATATGTATTACCATTGGTATTTTACTTCCATTACTTTAAAGCAGTGACTTTGTATAGGTAGCATATTAAATATCATTTTTTTACAGGATTCATACGCAGACGCGACACCGGATATAGTCCCGGCACCAGCTGGTTTCGCGGACTCCCCAAACTGTACGTCTTCAAAAAAGGGAAATGGTGCTAGATTATATAAAAAGCTAGAAAAGAGATATCGCTCTGAAGACAAATCACGACAGCATAGGCATAGGCAAGATGTTCGAGCAAAGGTAATGATTTTTATAAACGCGTGTACCTAATTCCTGTAGTTGataatatcaaagaggatcgagtattatagagagtcactgtcgaagtaaaatgtgtaatcacagtgcacagactgccatctctcgacac
It encodes the following:
- the LOC125231326 gene encoding uncharacterized protein LOC125231326, which produces MYSKQEFREQYCINNKQLDLLELEKSKKDRFLGCLSQYHIESPCSRANRASFLSVCVRRRVPSDENLNTDYAPIQRYPRFGQPSPAPPELCAHDADLECSYFRRRPRSVCSQPDPKRYTWMPEDEDFTRMEWPQSVIEDNAGWPQNYNLDQIASVTRGGSLPRPPSIIPCPAHTPIPPPPPPPPLTIPPHRAKHVSFARSHTLTTFDDSVMPAAVSNNRFRRDCERLIDGRVIKPEPKPYSTLPIMFQPFTPYPQYVTQPPAPMHYPPITPLQQHAPTVPIQTQTEQPKVVVLDSIKKGVMRTQATQTEVCLGRKPLPPNYLSLSPRTIKRVKMVAAGVQTNGITVGPRRLTKSFSEVGGDRLAGDAQNDITASVESFIGIDHEKLHRTQSEEPPRSPRSPTSMVPPSPHIQRGDSEDTTSSPMKSVASSQIDRSSELSALQRQAQEYFQQNFQFIHESDRDDTIDDDIETIEKSMALNRRNLEYLQQEIAKQAKGERSLRSILSKSTSDTSQKTNSHPFSKTSTFQSEPSTETSVTTTDDSEKNEKEIIIDFEPRPDDEAIPFTTLRRNRRLLQKTLSEGEILLDVRKTEIYTNGDGVKDAPLIMSTSQENMTREDREREALYLQYIGQNYVQTPIKDEGIFGFEPDGSFSSSDGNAPYEDFHEKYISYKHDSFRIRSVSFEEQIETADVKKDDIPANSTAKSSPGSPEPVSLDIDIDHKAKRSVVSKTATTLTPLDKISPCASNESLTVDPSRDHSDGMWNESQTTVLQVDSGTENGTVISSSDLSSLAASPGALALLTPTSRRKQLLLLQHQQRSSLDTDVLDEEFDASQSQSPTSPRNKLDTSSSSSQARISLSPPAVVPNVTLPITKQPMISKTISPIASIKANHTPAIAITHPSLDLADVPFKRTPSFINKKRERALSPSRRRDLQTKAKPTEHKPNLPPLISESPSETATLSKAGSSETNLARTDSGKTNTTDVSESTTTTEDYVTANSDSSKRSTSKNQNQYPENNKTQEGSSFESASSLYSTTRNDNATEDLIVPSFSPPLEINDDFIVPNLTSPPLPLPERLPKRTVEKIEVKADITPRTELIRRDKTDKHKSSDEVPKPSTTRDAVSGKSSSSGSYSLGGSNPTMTEDMGDKTPTNKTKKLPEKIEPPQKTKEDKVTSPISSVHRAPKMMGSLSDDERSVHYSSSGYYESPVDDDDDGGLTYKHSQKYRSSQRQKTWLLDEKRRKKKAFTLEFSKSYDDSVSTSQDDWAKKPTDPDSISQRSERSSLKGANLKSPEEKPIEVRKKKTHFADKTKSIQSSPREAVDVEKAIKEKMKKDKESEPKRLERERYVKRTKLKAKSPIQSKPTDGNHRPQLYDRRDSVGPNMKLHLNIPTSDDSSEQYRKDGPSNGNISPRKHRRLRDSPRRKTTQKTNLVSSPTSANAHSSYSCRPRRKSASNESISLPGSLPRRKQSIPIAAGLSSLEAEDIETTKVLTSAGSRLTPLRYVKSPTSSPRHHRKQDKEGKFAKAASAESLRSVSPGSDSVFYSEQTEHSFAGADGEAKAHCLHCGKEVHIVTAAHEHDSLASRTSHTDDSYADATPDIVPAPAGFADSPNCTSSKKGNGARLYKKLEKRYRSEDKSRQHRHRQDVRAKSEERGKEEYAASEKPQDTRIARSAGNSLDKLAGSSGSVDPDEHEECSVSSEGADGSRNERGVYAAPWWCGNWILLSECDDSWTRIPPDLTDTDMSSEDPTESETEFNKRYVALTHRLVHRRACIELNRRQSDNTFGKLYKMGLYLSEVLMNPKGSLRSKLEEIFKLMLTLWCRQCEANKLVAAEPCESDKTVVVRRGNEEFGFRIHGSKPVVVSAIEPDTPAETSGLEVGDIVIAVNGINVLDKTHSEVVKIAHSGSEILELEVARTCEVVASLAHESGPAALYSGYLWRAAPLRPHHPPRWTRRWFVLKRDNCLYYYKTDSSIHPVGALMLVNYQLTEEDAGRPHGFRLQRGGGNRLQLAADSAEAAARWRAVLAHAIDTSNQRDGWLEVTMRNMKLPPSSIPRPDCFGYLMKLGSKWKSWAKRYCVLKDACLYFYSEGNSKNAFGMACLHGYRVQTCAPGGKKYAFEVMPTEPKQRHFYFHTESEMDRKRWMAALEYSIDRWMKAG